In Lycium barbarum isolate Lr01 chromosome 9, ASM1917538v2, whole genome shotgun sequence, the DNA window tctgttgttgtttttctttcagtgatgcctccgaaaaaggcgacggacgcccagaagaaaaagggcgtagtaggagagaccagctgggctcagaagggtactcggacccttgctcagatgatgcgtgatattacgtcccggccagccgactctgctacgtcttcatcgtcagaggagtctggagcagcttcaccattagctccaggggcttcagctcccgcgcctccagctcctcagcaaggggcggaggacaggacactgagagaggctgtgcagttattgaccactctggtagcgggacaggctcgcagacgcgggcggagagatgatgatgatgacgataggcgtgacagcctgagggttcgagagtttctattatgtggccctccagagttttacgggtctaagcccgacgaggacccccatgactttattcgggggatgcggcgctcactagatttggtcagggcttcagagactgagtctgttgagttggcttcgcatagactacgggatgttgctgctcactggtatgagtcctgggagctatccaggggtgagggtgctaccccagctacttgggacgagttcgtgactgctttcactcaccactttttgcccccagagttacggcgagcgcgggttgaccgatttttgcatctgcagcagaggggtcggagcgtccgtgagtataatatggagtttgattctttggcccggtatgcacctgccatagtagcagatatggccgatcggatgcacagatacgtgatggggttagaccgctatttgattgatggctgtatggcggtggcattgcaggcagacatggatattgcccgactacaggcttatgccctgggtatggaggaccgacatagagctgattattctagcagagatcgggacaggaggccgcccaagagggccagattcgcaggttattctggagattctcgaggcggacagcctcagcagcagcagtcaggcagacatcctcctccgtcaggctggggtacacccccacagtttaccggcaggagatctgagggtgtcggatattcaggggcaggcccgagctccagggcttcaggttcacagttgaacagaggttccagcagtcagatgaggccacccagacctttgtgttcctactgtgggagacagcacccgggagagtgtttccgagctacgggtgcatgctttgtgtgcggccgtcagggccatcagatgagagactgtccggctagaggtggtacaggcagttcagctcagtctaccgggtcagccggtggttcatcttcagcctcggtggcgatgcgccctgcggggcgaggtactccagcaccagcaggccgcggcaggggtcgtggcggagcttcgggttctagcggtccttcgaaccgcatttatgccttagccagcagacaggaccaggaggcttcgcctaatgtcgtcacaggtatattactggttttctctcgtgatgtgtatgcattgattgatcctggttctacattatcatttatatctccactcgttgctgataaaattgggatagaatccgaaccgatagagctttttgaggtagctacaccagtaggggattctgttatagccagtcagatttatagagattgttccgtgattatctgtggccgctgcactaaggcggatttggtagagttagatatgatcgagtttgacgtgattatgggtatggattggctagcttcttgctatgctaatgttgattgtcaaaagaagatagtctgattccaattcccaggggagccagttatagagtgggcaggtaatacagtatcgccgaggggtaagtttatttcatacctcaaggctgagaaaatgatcagaaaggggtatatttatcatctggtccgtgttcatgatttagaggcagaggcaccgactcttcagtcagtcccagtggttaatgaatttgtagatgtattcccagatgagcttccgggtcaacctcccgaacgggagatagagtttgctattgatctgttgccagacactcagcctatctctattccttcgtacagaatggcacctgcagaattaaaagaattgaaagagcagctgagagatttattggagaagggtttcattcggcctagtgcgtcaccctggggagctccagtattatttgtgaggaagaaagacggctcgctgcggatgtgcattgattatcggcagttgaataaggtaaccatcaagaataaatatcccctccccaggattgatgatttgtttgatcagctgcagggtgccaggtacttctcgaagatagacctgcgatcgggttaccatcaggtacgggtacgagaggctgatattcccaagacagcattcaggacccgatatgggcactatgagttcagagttatgtcttttgggctgacaaatgccccagcagtatttatggacctgatgaatcgggtattcagaccgttcttggatatgtttgtgatcgtatttatcgatgatattctggtttattctcggtcagaagcagagcatgcagaccatttgaggacggtacttggcacacttcggcaccaggaattatatgctaaattttctaagtgtgaattctggttatcttcagtggcatttctgggacatattattggggctgatggcgtccgggtggatacccagaagatcgaggccgtaaagaattggcctagacctacgacgccgacagaggtgcgtagctttcggggattggctggttattatcagagattcgtggagaagtttgcttccatttcagcgcctttgacaaggctgactcagaagggagctaagtttcagtggtcagatgcttgcgagcgtagcttccagttgctgaaagagaagttgactacggctccagtcctgactcttccggagggtccagatgggtatgtgatttattgtgatgcctctggtattggtttgggatgtgtgttgatgcagcacggcagggtgatagcttatgcttcccggcagctcagaaaacatgaaaagaattatcctactcacgatttggagctggccgcggtcattcatgctttgaagatgtggagacattatttatatggggttcacgttgacatttatacagatcataagagccttcagtacatctttaggcaaaaggagctgaacttgcggcagcggaggtggttagagttgctgaaagattatgatgttgacattctctaccatcctgggaaagctaatgttgtggcggatgcactcagccgcaagtctatgggcagcctagcagacgtgccatcagagagtaagaaatggttcgcgatattcatcagttggctagtcttggagttcgcttggctgattctggagatgttggggtttctgttcgaggtattgctgagtcctctattacagaagatattaagcggcatcagtatgaggatcctattctggcaaagtacagagacgcagcgctggcacaggagaagactccgtttgagatttcacctaatggagtgttatttcacagaggcagattgtgtgtacctgacgttgcagggttgcggcgacaggttatgggcgaggcacattacgcccgatattctgttcacccagggtcgacgaagatgtaccatgatatcagatgcctatattggtgggacggtatgaaaagagatatagcagagttcgttgctcagtgtccaaattgccagcaggttaagattgagcaccagaagcccggtgggctattgcaggagatggagataccgacgtggaagtgggagatcattaatatggactttattacaggtctacctcgcacttcACGGAgatatgattctatttgggttattgttgatcggctgacgaaatcagcccattttcttccggttcggaccacctattcagctgaggattatgccaggctttatgtcagggagattgtacgacttcatggagttcctgtgtctgttatttccgatagaggtgcccagtttacagctaagttctggagatcgtttcaggagggattggggacccaggtgagcctgagtacagccttccatccccagtccgacggacaggccgagcgcactattcagacattggaagatatgttgcgtgcctgtgctattgatttcaggggtagctgggacgatcatttaccgcttgttgagtttgcgtataataacagctaccactccagtattcagatggcaccatatgaggctttgtatggcaggaagtgtagatcaccgatcggttggtttgatgttggggagactgagttgattggcccagatgtggtccagcaggccgtggataaggtgaaacttattcgagaaagattgttggcagcccagagccgacagaaatcctatgtcgataagcgacgtcgaccgttagagtttcagattggcgattgggtgttcctgaaagtgtcaccgatgaaaggtgttatgcgatttggcaagaaaggaaagctcagtcccagatatattgggccttatctgattattcgcaaaataggcaaggtggcctacgaattggatttgccagctgacttgggagcggttcacccggtattccatgtttctatgcttcgtaaatgtattggtgacccttccagaatttttcctTCAGATGAGatacaggtcacagaggagctatcttacgaggagcagcctatagtcatattggatcgtcaggtgagaaagttgcggaataaagatgtggcttcggttaaagtgctgtggcgcaataataaccgCGAAGAAATTAcctgggaggctgaggagcagatgaaggaAAAGTATCCTCACTTATTCCCAGTACCTTCAGGTAATTCAAATTCTTTGTCTGACCATGTTGACTTATGAATGatttgtatgtgatggctataaaagcaactcccccgaatttgagtaagatccgtagaactaatccaacattcgaggacgaatgttcttaagggggggaggatgttacgtcccgtatttttatacattgggacaacccggattaattatgataatttaaggccaagatttttccgggatttgaagtcgggacttttgaccatttgattttaatttgagatataagtcatgtatgaaattgatggcattgaacacttagggaaaattgggactacaactcataaaattggaattaaaatgttgtgcaaaaaaataaaaaataaattccttggtggccatgtaaatgggaattggtcccacacattgtgtggccaattttaattggtccactccATGTGTGGGCCAAGGACACTTGGACAACAACTATATGAGCCTAAAGTATGACCAAGTAGTCATCTTTTCCCCATTgcaagacttagaaaaaaaaaatcaaggagtTGAAGACCACCTTCAACACCCCTCTCGGCTACAAaccaagaaaaaccaaatccaaatcaagccaccccaaaattatttccttggtataaatcaactatttagaagtccctaagtaacgtggaagagttgtttgggtcatccaaccactagttgtgcccaattgcaaaccctaactattgaaggaagtgaagaaggaaggtaagcattcattatgtttttgtgttatgaaggttatattcatgttgtagtatcttatagtggttggaaatcatgaaatatagtatgattgggagtgggtcgtgtgatgggtgttgttgtgttgtgattgaaattatgaattaatgtttagttagttgattgggatcattgtaaggtgaagaacaattgagaatcatccatatatgtgtatatatagtgttgattgaaatgggtcacattatatgacgatgaacgaatgaacgtcgcttaatgttttaatcgtcgtcgctatgaatcttatgttggaaatgaatgtttgttgactcaaaatgatgttgttaatgtgcggactgtttttggaggttattgtatatttattgtaattggtatattgatgagatagcattgttagaatgtaatttgaggatacaaaccatgatttggaaatgaataaaaaaaaatttaaagggctgtctcggttggggctgttttcggccagcttggaaaaaaaaaaaaatcgggttgttggaaatgtggtatgaattgcttagaatgcccttgaatgttgttagtatgggtttgggttaataatcaaatgtacgaacgatattgtggctttaaagtaagccatggaattgaataattgggaaaTTGTCAAATGGCGTAAAAGAGAGCTACCATTATTATTTTGCTTTTCGGATTGgttgtcaatgttactaggttggttattgtggttgttgttgttgattttgagcgagttaaattctcggggtagcctatttacaggggaaatgctgcccggatttctgtagaattaagggcgaaattggaatttaatgcccaaaaagtctttagctaatgtttggcattttatggcttgtttgtagaccttgggcagcccgaatcatagtttggacttagcttgagttggatcatattggagagcgtttgaggtatgtaaagcaaccttccttcttttggcatgccttagtttcacataggctagactagagctttaagggaattccaaattcgagatccgagcatgttatgatccatatatatatatattctttggcactcttatgtatgtttttatgaaatatgaaccatgatgtatttgaagtaatcgctttccgaaattcgcatagaaaatgttcgctttaaggaattttgtaatctctgaatgccatatttttcgcatagaggctcggatcgctccaataatttttataggagtttgcttgatgtataatgggtatgtttttcataggcggactcagttcgggtctatactcgtccgtgggtcccgcgacgccctttatgtaaattcgacaactttgaatcaaaaagtgataattattattccgatttcaaatatgactattttacttatccttcggatttataataatgattttatgcatatgattcctcactactccgctcgtgcctactatgatatcgttcgccggttcccgggccggttctgttgtcgtgcgctttttgatatattccggtgttatgctgtgtttatggttcaccgtgctccttgctcgagggccgggttccacttatgtttggcgttatgctgtgtttggcgttatgctgtgttgtgatgtgtgacggggattcggagatttgaaactttctggtgttatgctgtgttgtggcgccatcgacaggcgggcgaccacattttccagtgccctatgcataatttatactttggaaataaacattttgatatgtattattttctatatatctgattcgattattattcagatttatttctgtaccttctgctttgcatactcagtacatatttcgtactgacccccttctccgggggctgcgtttcatgcccgcaggtacagacgcacagcctggtgatccacctgtttaggacaccctttctgctattcggagtgctcctctctttccggagcttatacttttggtatatatatttattagtgcatttgtatatattcgttcatgggtacggcggggccctgtcccgtcatatgattctgtcggtctgtttagaggtctgtggacatgtttgtgggttagggtcttttctgtatgaatgtatgtacatgtcgtttgggcgatcacatacgccgaggcggccggtccgcatatgttgtttgggcgaccctatacgccaaggcggccggtccgcatatgtttatatattgcttggttagccctgtgtggctttcgttggtattttctgcgtgcagggtatattggatagtccgtaaaacaaaggaaactctgtcgaaatttttctggaaattacctaaatttgaaataaagccttgtcggcttccgccatatactagaatgagttgatagaatttgagataatatttaatagatgcgttcgggtgcccagatcgggcactagtcacggtctacggggttgggtcgtgacagtccatGTATCCTCGAACCAGGTATTAACACGTGTTATGGTTTATTTTTAATGGTGACTTAActaaggcataatacataaacatgcCCTCAAATTGGGTCTCAGGCTGCAAATATGCCCTCCaattttgggtgtgcacaagtaggcaccttaacttgtataaagttgaacacgtaaacacaaatgccGACATGACACTGACatgacacataaattttggaggtgtctagatgatcattttgtaagtatTCAATTGacaaagtggagacaagttgagtctacttgtgcacacccaaaattGAAGGGCATACTTATCAGCTGAGACTAAATTTGAAGGACTGCTTATGTATCATGCCCATAAGTAATGTACTACATGTGCAGCAAATAAAAggacatcaacaacacaaaaggaAGAATTATTGCCGCAAGCATCAAGCTATTTTGAGGAAAGTCGACTCCTTAAGGAAATTAGAAGAAGAGACAACCGTCAATCAATGAAGCAAATCAGCAGCAAGTAACCAAGGAAAGGAAAACATCAAATTGGACAATCAAGTAAGCAAATATCCCAATCAGGAAGCCAATCAATAACAACCAAAGAGAGGAAAACTATCAAATCAAGAGAACAAATCAAGGACATAACAAAGGAAAGGAAAATCTGTCACAACAGATAGAAAGAAGAATATCCAAGCAAGAAGAGAACTGAAATGAAATCAACGACGTTAACAAAGGAAAAAAGTTCAAGACGAAATGAACTCAACAATCAATAAGCTCTAACCTGATTCTTAAAAAAAGAATTAATCAAAATTTTCAAGGATGAAAATCTCTTGAGTTTCCTGGCTCTGTACCTTTAGGACATCAAGCACGAAGACTATTTAGGACACACAGAAGAAGAATAAAAATGTGCATCCTATCCTTAGCACTGTTTGTACATCCTATCCCAAGCACTCTCAGTTCTTTGTTCTACTCTTAATAAGCATTGTAATCTCCTAGTCAACTTACTGTGTATtcaaaagagagaagagagaaaaTATTATTTGGTGAGGCATTGTATGATTTATATCAACTGTTACTAGAGAGAAAAAGACTGCTGGTGGATGCATAGGAAATATACCCTCAACATTACTCAAGAACAAATTCAGAGCTTACGGAGAAACCCTCTTGCAATCCAAGAGGATTTGGACTAGCATTTACATTGAGTTCGAACCCGTATAAAAGTAATGGTGCCACTTTACTTTCTGCACTATTAGATTCTGTTACCCGCCTGTTTCAATATTACTGTTTGCCTGATAGTCAACTGTTAGTCATCATCAGTCGATTAGAATCGAAATAGTTCCCCCTCCCCCCCCTTGCTGttgcactttcaa includes these proteins:
- the LOC132610126 gene encoding uncharacterized protein LOC132610126; the encoded protein is MRPPRPLCSYCGRQHPGECFRATGACFVCGRQGHQMRDCPARGGTGSSAQSTGSAGGSSSASVAMRPAGRGTPAPAGRGRGRGGASGSSGPSNRIYALASRQDQEASPNVVTGTDAQPGDPPV